In Aliamphritea ceti, a single window of DNA contains:
- the rpmC gene encoding 50S ribosomal protein L29, with translation MKATELREQSAEELQQTLLGLLKDQFNLRMQKATGQLTQNHMLGQVRRDIARTKTLLNEKAGN, from the coding sequence ATGAAAGCAACTGAATTGCGCGAACAATCCGCAGAAGAGCTACAGCAAACTTTGCTGGGTCTTTTGAAGGATCAGTTCAATCTGCGTATGCAGAAAGCAACTGGTCAGCTGACTCAGAACCATATGTTAGGTCAGGTGCGTCGCGATATCGCCCGTACTAAGACTTTACTGAATGAGAAAGCAGGTAACTAA
- the rplP gene encoding 50S ribosomal protein L16 — MLQPKRLKFRKVMKGRNRGLAERGSKVSFGEIALKATGRGRITARQIEAARRTMTRHVKRGGKIWIRVFPDKPITGKPLEVRMGKGKGSVEYWVAQIQPGKVLFEMSGVPDELATEAFNLAAAKLPVATTIVKRTVM, encoded by the coding sequence ATGCTGCAACCTAAAAGACTGAAATTCCGTAAGGTAATGAAAGGTCGTAACCGTGGTTTAGCGGAACGCGGAAGCAAAGTAAGCTTCGGTGAAATCGCACTTAAAGCCACTGGTCGCGGACGTATTACAGCTCGTCAGATCGAAGCTGCTCGTCGTACCATGACTCGTCACGTAAAGCGTGGTGGTAAAATCTGGATCCGTGTGTTCCCAGATAAGCCGATTACCGGCAAGCCACTTGAAGTACGTATGGGTAAAGGTAAGGGTAGCGTTGAATACTGGGTAGCTCAGATTCAGCCAGGTAAAGTACTGTTCGAAATGAGCGGTGTACCTGATGAACTGGCCACCGAAGCATTCAATCTGGCGGCTGCTAAATTACCAGTAGCAACCACTATTGTTAAACGGACGGTGATGTGA
- the rpsE gene encoding 30S ribosomal protein S5, producing MANHEQKDGDLQEKLVQVNRVAKVVKGGRIFGFTALTVVGDGNGRVGFGRGKAREVPVAIQKAMEQARRNMVSVDLNGTTLQYAVKARHGASKVYMQPASEGTGVIAGGAMRAVLELAGVHNVLAKCYGSTNPVNVVRATINGLASMTSPEDVAAKRGKSVDDILG from the coding sequence ATGGCAAATCACGAACAGAAAGACGGTGACCTGCAAGAGAAGCTTGTTCAGGTTAACCGTGTTGCCAAAGTAGTTAAGGGTGGTCGTATTTTCGGTTTCACAGCCCTGACTGTTGTTGGTGACGGTAACGGCCGCGTTGGTTTCGGTCGTGGTAAAGCACGTGAAGTACCTGTTGCTATTCAAAAAGCAATGGAGCAAGCGCGTCGCAATATGGTCTCTGTAGACCTGAATGGCACAACTCTGCAATATGCTGTTAAAGCCCGTCACGGTGCTTCTAAGGTATACATGCAGCCTGCATCTGAAGGTACTGGTGTAATCGCCGGTGGCGCAATGCGTGCTGTACTGGAATTGGCAGGTGTTCACAACGTACTGGCTAAGTGCTACGGCTCTACAAACCCAGTAAACGTTGTACGTGCAACAATCAATGGCTTGGCTAGCATGACATCTCCTGAAGATGTTGCTGCAAAACGTGGCAAGTCCGTAGACGATATCCTGGGGTAA
- the rplW gene encoding 50S ribosomal protein L23 — protein MNQGRIYQVLLGPHISEKATIVAEGSQQVVFRVAADATKPEIKKAVEQLFEVKVTGVNIVNVKGKTKRTQRGLGKRSNIRKAYVCLADGHDIDFIDGE, from the coding sequence ATGAACCAAGGACGCATCTATCAAGTACTGCTAGGTCCACACATTTCTGAGAAAGCGACTATCGTTGCTGAAGGTTCTCAGCAGGTTGTGTTCCGTGTAGCGGCTGACGCAACCAAGCCTGAAATTAAAAAGGCCGTTGAACAGCTATTTGAAGTTAAAGTAACTGGCGTGAACATCGTAAACGTGAAGGGTAAAACCAAACGCACTCAGCGTGGTTTGGGTAAGCGCTCTAACATTCGTAAGGCATATGTATGCCTGGCTGATGGTCACGACATCGACTTCATCGATGGCGAATAA
- the rpsQ gene encoding 30S ribosomal protein S17 — protein MAAEKRTRTVIGKVVSNKADKTITVLVERKEKHPIYGKFVTRSTKLHAHDEQNECNMGDTVVIAESRPYSKSKSWTLVKIEEQAVKV, from the coding sequence ATGGCTGCAGAAAAACGTACTCGTACAGTGATTGGTAAAGTTGTTAGCAACAAAGCTGACAAAACCATCACCGTTCTGGTTGAACGCAAAGAGAAGCATCCGATTTACGGTAAATTCGTAACTCGTTCAACTAAGCTGCATGCGCATGACGAACAGAATGAATGCAACATGGGTGACACAGTGGTTATCGCTGAATCCCGTCCGTATTCAAAAAGTAAGTCTTGGACGCTAGTTAAGATTGAAGAACAGGCAGTAAAGGTGTAA
- the rplB gene encoding 50S ribosomal protein L2: MAIVKSKPTSAGRRHVVKVVNNDLHKGKPFAALVEKKSKTGGRNTYGRITTRHIGGGHKQHYRLIDFRRNKEGIPAVVERLEYDPNRSAHIALLKYADGERRYIIAPKGVKAGSRVISGQDADIKPGNCLPLRNIPVGSVVHCIEMKPGKGAQIARSAGTSAQLVAREGAHATLRLRSGEMRKVLIDCCATLGEVSNSEHSLRSLGKAGAKRWRGVRPTVRGVAMNPVDHPHGGGEGRTSGGRHPVSPWGMPTKGLKTRKNKRTDKLIVRRRQAK; this comes from the coding sequence ATGGCTATTGTTAAATCTAAACCGACCTCTGCTGGCCGCCGTCACGTTGTTAAGGTCGTTAATAACGATCTTCACAAGGGCAAGCCTTTTGCTGCTCTGGTCGAAAAGAAAAGCAAGACCGGTGGTCGTAATACCTATGGTCGCATCACAACTCGTCACATTGGTGGCGGACACAAGCAGCATTACCGTCTGATCGACTTCCGTCGTAACAAAGAAGGTATTCCTGCTGTTGTTGAGCGTCTGGAATACGATCCGAACCGTTCTGCACATATCGCCCTGCTGAAATACGCTGACGGTGAACGCCGCTACATCATTGCTCCTAAGGGCGTGAAAGCTGGCAGCCGTGTAATTTCTGGTCAGGACGCTGACATTAAACCAGGTAACTGCCTGCCGCTGCGGAACATCCCAGTAGGTAGCGTTGTTCACTGTATTGAAATGAAGCCAGGTAAGGGTGCTCAAATTGCACGTTCTGCCGGTACTTCTGCTCAGTTAGTGGCACGCGAAGGCGCGCACGCAACTTTGCGTCTGCGTTCTGGTGAAATGCGTAAAGTCTTAATTGACTGTTGTGCGACTTTAGGTGAAGTAAGCAACTCTGAACACAGCCTGCGCTCTCTGGGTAAGGCTGGTGCTAAGCGCTGGCGCGGTGTGCGTCCAACGGTGCGTGGTGTTGCTATGAACCCTGTTGATCACCCACATGGTGGTGGTGAAGGTCGTACTTCTGGTGGTCGTCATCCTGTGTCTCCATGGGGTATGCCGACTAAAGGTCTTAAGACTCGTAAGAACAAGCGTACTGATAAGTTAATCGTACGTCGTCGTCAAGCGAAATAA
- the rpsC gene encoding 30S ribosomal protein S3, which produces MGQKVNPTGIRLGIVKDHTSVWYADKNEYASKLLNDLQVREYLEGQLKAASVSRIDIERPAQNAKITIHTARPGIVIGKKGEDVEKLRNAVSKMMGVPVHINIEEVRKPELDAKLVAQGVASQLERRVMFRRAMKRSVQNAMRLGAKGIKIQVGGRLGGAEIARSEWYREGRVPLHTLRADIDYGTYEAHTTYGVLGIKVWIFKGEILGGIEEVRAQKNAQPKKKGSK; this is translated from the coding sequence ATGGGTCAGAAGGTAAATCCAACAGGTATTCGTTTGGGCATTGTTAAAGATCACACTTCTGTGTGGTATGCAGACAAGAACGAATACGCTAGTAAACTGTTGAATGACCTTCAGGTACGTGAGTATCTGGAAGGTCAGTTGAAAGCAGCATCTGTGAGCCGCATCGATATCGAGCGTCCTGCACAGAATGCAAAAATCACCATTCACACAGCCCGTCCAGGCATCGTGATTGGTAAGAAAGGTGAAGATGTAGAGAAACTGCGTAATGCTGTTTCTAAAATGATGGGTGTACCTGTCCACATCAACATCGAAGAAGTCCGTAAGCCAGAACTGGATGCGAAATTGGTTGCTCAAGGTGTAGCTAGCCAGTTGGAGCGTCGCGTAATGTTCCGTCGTGCAATGAAGCGTTCTGTACAGAATGCTATGCGACTGGGTGCTAAGGGTATCAAAATTCAGGTAGGTGGTCGTTTGGGCGGTGCTGAAATCGCACGTTCCGAATGGTACCGTGAAGGTCGCGTACCTTTGCATACTCTGCGTGCTGATATCGATTACGGTACTTATGAGGCGCATACTACTTATGGTGTGCTTGGTATTAAAGTCTGGATCTTTAAAGGCGAGATCCTGGGCGGCATTGAAGAAGTGCGTGCTCAGAAGAATGCTCAGCCTAAAAAGAAAGGTTCAAAGTAG
- the rplF gene encoding 50S ribosomal protein L6 → MSRVAKSPVVLPAGVEAKIDGQQISVKGKNGALDLSVHQSVEVTSEDNVLKFAPRDGGKQANALAGTTRSLVNNMVVGVSEGFSKKLVLQGVGYRAAVKGNSVNLTLGFSHPIDYELPEGVSAAMEGQTTVVLTAASKQTLGQAAAEIRAFRPPEPYKGKGVRYADEYVRRKEAKKK, encoded by the coding sequence ATGTCTCGAGTTGCTAAAAGTCCCGTTGTCCTACCGGCAGGTGTTGAAGCTAAAATTGATGGTCAGCAGATTTCTGTAAAAGGCAAGAACGGTGCCTTGGATCTGTCTGTACACCAGTCTGTAGAAGTAACCAGTGAAGATAACGTACTGAAGTTTGCGCCACGTGATGGCGGCAAGCAAGCCAATGCATTGGCTGGTACTACACGCTCTCTGGTTAATAACATGGTTGTAGGTGTGAGCGAAGGTTTCTCTAAGAAACTGGTTCTGCAAGGTGTTGGTTACCGTGCTGCCGTTAAAGGCAACAGTGTAAACCTGACCCTGGGTTTCTCTCACCCAATCGATTACGAATTGCCTGAAGGTGTTTCAGCTGCAATGGAAGGCCAAACCACAGTTGTGTTGACTGCTGCTAGCAAGCAAACACTGGGTCAGGCTGCTGCTGAGATTCGCGCTTTCCGTCCACCAGAGCCTTATAAAGGTAAAGGTGTTCGTTATGCTGACGAATACGTACGCCGTAAAGAAGCTAAGAAGAAGTAA
- the secY gene encoding preprotein translocase subunit SecY codes for MAKKGPVPAGVQNGLGELKSRLLFVLIAIVVYRIGAHIPVPGINPDRLAALFDQNQGTILSLFNMFSGGALERMSILALGIMPYISASIIMQLMTVVSPTLEQLKKEGEAGRRKINQYTRYGTVILATIQSFGMAVGLANQGIAFSAGPSFYFVAVVTLVAGAVFLMWLGEQVTERGIGNGISILIFAGIVAGLPGAIGQSFEAARQGDLNILALLGIAALAVATVGFVVFMERGQRRITINYAKRQQGRRMYAAQSSHLPLKVNMAGVIPPIFASSILLFPASIGQWFGQTEGMEWLQSVALALGPGQPLYILLFSVCIIFFCYFYTAIVFNPKEVADNLKKSGAFIPGIRPGEQSARYIDSVLGRLTLFGALYITAVSLMPQFLVVAWNIPFYFGGTSLLIVVVVVMDFMAQVQSHLMSHQYESLMKKSNLKGGGAGLLR; via the coding sequence ATGGCTAAGAAAGGACCAGTACCAGCAGGTGTTCAAAACGGCTTAGGCGAACTTAAGTCTCGCCTGTTGTTTGTTTTGATTGCGATCGTTGTATACCGTATCGGTGCACATATTCCGGTACCTGGTATCAATCCTGATCGCCTAGCAGCACTCTTCGATCAGAATCAGGGTACTATCCTGAGTCTGTTTAATATGTTCTCCGGCGGGGCGCTGGAACGTATGAGTATCCTTGCATTGGGTATCATGCCGTACATATCTGCGTCTATCATCATGCAGTTGATGACCGTAGTAAGCCCTACTCTTGAGCAGTTAAAGAAAGAAGGTGAGGCTGGACGCCGTAAGATCAACCAATATACCCGCTATGGTACAGTTATACTGGCTACCATTCAGTCGTTTGGTATGGCGGTAGGTCTGGCTAATCAGGGAATAGCATTCAGCGCAGGTCCGTCTTTCTACTTTGTAGCAGTCGTGACGCTTGTAGCTGGCGCAGTATTCCTGATGTGGTTAGGTGAGCAAGTGACAGAGAGAGGTATCGGTAACGGTATTTCTATCCTGATCTTTGCTGGTATTGTGGCTGGATTGCCTGGTGCAATCGGTCAGTCCTTTGAAGCGGCACGTCAGGGTGATTTAAACATCCTGGCTCTGCTGGGCATCGCAGCACTGGCTGTTGCGACTGTTGGCTTTGTAGTGTTTATGGAGCGCGGTCAACGCCGTATTACCATTAACTATGCGAAGCGTCAGCAAGGTCGTCGTATGTATGCGGCGCAGTCCAGCCACCTGCCATTAAAAGTTAATATGGCTGGTGTTATTCCGCCGATCTTTGCGTCAAGTATTCTACTGTTCCCTGCTTCAATTGGTCAGTGGTTTGGCCAGACTGAAGGTATGGAATGGTTACAGAGTGTTGCGTTAGCGTTGGGTCCGGGCCAGCCGTTATACATTCTGCTGTTTTCTGTATGTATCATCTTCTTCTGCTACTTCTATACCGCGATTGTTTTCAATCCGAAAGAAGTTGCTGATAATCTGAAGAAGTCTGGTGCATTTATCCCGGGTATTCGCCCAGGGGAGCAATCCGCTCGGTATATTGACAGTGTTTTGGGTCGTTTAACTTTGTTTGGCGCTCTTTACATCACAGCAGTTTCCTTGATGCCTCAATTCTTGGTTGTTGCGTGGAATATACCTTTCTACTTCGGTGGTACATCGTTACTGATCGTGGTTGTTGTAGTCATGGATTTCATGGCTCAGGTACAATCGCATCTGATGTCCCATCAGTATGAATCTCTGATGAAGAAGTCGAATCTTAAAGGCGGTGGTGCTGGCCTGCTGCGCTAG
- the rpsN gene encoding 30S ribosomal protein S14: protein MAKECMKAREAKRAKMVAKYAEKRAQLKAIIRNPASSEDDRWEAQVALQKLPRDANPVRQVRRCQVTGRPHAVYRKFGLSRIKLREAAMRGDVPGLKKASW, encoded by the coding sequence ATGGCTAAGGAATGTATGAAAGCGCGCGAAGCAAAACGCGCAAAAATGGTTGCTAAGTACGCTGAGAAACGTGCTCAGTTAAAGGCAATCATCCGTAACCCAGCTTCATCTGAAGATGATCGTTGGGAAGCACAGGTAGCTCTTCAGAAGCTGCCACGTGACGCTAACCCGGTTCGCCAGGTACGTCGTTGTCAAGTTACTGGTCGTCCACACGCTGTTTACCGCAAATTCGGCTTAAGCCGTATTAAATTGCGCGAAGCTGCTATGCGTGGTGATGTTCCGGGCTTGAAGAAAGCTAGTTGGTAA
- the rplD gene encoding 50S ribosomal protein L4 codes for MNLNLAGAGGSVEVSDLAFGKEFNESLVHQVVTAYLAGGRQGTKAQKNRAAVSGGGAKPWRQKGTGRARAGTIRSPLWRTGGVTFAAAPRSHTQKVNKKMYRAAMRCIFSELVRQERLVIVDNFSVEAPKTKQFVAKLNELELANVLLITEDVEQNLYLAARNVPHVDVRDAAGIDPVSLVGFDKVLVTVAALKKIEEALA; via the coding sequence ATGAATCTGAATCTTGCAGGAGCTGGCGGATCTGTTGAAGTTTCCGACCTAGCGTTTGGTAAAGAATTCAATGAATCACTGGTTCATCAGGTCGTTACGGCGTACCTGGCCGGTGGTCGTCAAGGCACCAAGGCTCAAAAGAACCGCGCCGCTGTAAGCGGTGGTGGTGCTAAGCCATGGCGTCAAAAAGGTACTGGCCGTGCGCGTGCCGGTACTATTCGTAGTCCTCTGTGGCGTACTGGTGGTGTGACTTTCGCAGCTGCACCACGTAGCCATACTCAGAAAGTAAACAAGAAAATGTACCGCGCAGCTATGCGTTGCATCTTCTCTGAGTTGGTTCGTCAAGAGCGTCTGGTTATTGTTGATAACTTCAGCGTAGAAGCGCCTAAGACTAAGCAATTCGTTGCTAAGTTGAATGAGCTGGAACTGGCTAATGTTCTTCTGATTACAGAAGATGTAGAACAGAATCTGTATCTTGCTGCTCGTAACGTACCTCATGTAGACGTACGCGACGCTGCTGGCATTGATCCTGTTAGTCTGGTTGGTTTCGATAAAGTTCTGGTTACTGTCGCTGCTCTTAAGAAAATTGAGGAGGCGTTAGCATGA
- the rpsS gene encoding 30S ribosomal protein S19, which yields MPRSLKKGPFIDLHLLKKVEAAIEANDRRPIKTWSRRSTVFPNFVGLTIAVHNGRQHVPVFITEDMVGHKLGEFAATRTYKGHAADKKAKR from the coding sequence GTGCCACGTTCACTGAAGAAAGGTCCTTTTATTGACCTTCACCTGTTGAAAAAGGTAGAGGCTGCAATTGAGGCCAATGATCGTCGTCCGATCAAAACTTGGTCTCGTCGCTCTACGGTGTTCCCTAACTTCGTAGGCTTAACGATTGCAGTCCATAATGGCCGTCAGCACGTACCGGTGTTTATCACCGAGGACATGGTTGGTCATAAATTAGGCGAGTTTGCCGCTACCCGTACGTACAAGGGTCATGCAGCAGACAAGAAAGCTAAACGCTAA
- the rpmD gene encoding 50S ribosomal protein L30, translating into MASTVKVTLVRSPIGKLPKHRECVKGLGLRRIGHTVEVEDTPSVRGMINKVNYMVRVEGE; encoded by the coding sequence ATGGCATCTACAGTCAAGGTTACACTTGTACGCAGCCCTATCGGTAAACTACCTAAGCACCGTGAGTGCGTTAAGGGTCTGGGTCTGCGCCGTATCGGTCATACTGTTGAAGTGGAAGATACACCTTCCGTTCGCGGCATGATCAACAAAGTAAACTACATGGTTCGTGTAGAAGGCGAATAA
- the rplV gene encoding 50S ribosomal protein L22 has protein sequence MEVAAKHKGAHISAQKARLVADQIRGKAVGEALDILAFSPQKGAVLVKKVLESAIANAEHNEGADIDELRVSEIFVDEGMTMKRIKPRAKGRADRILKRTSHITVKVADC, from the coding sequence ATGGAAGTAGCCGCTAAGCACAAAGGCGCCCATATCTCCGCTCAGAAAGCGCGTTTGGTTGCCGATCAAATCCGCGGAAAAGCGGTGGGTGAAGCCCTGGATATTCTGGCTTTCAGCCCTCAAAAAGGTGCGGTTTTAGTTAAGAAGGTACTTGAGTCTGCTATTGCTAACGCAGAGCATAACGAAGGTGCTGATATTGACGAGCTACGCGTATCTGAGATCTTCGTTGACGAAGGTATGACGATGAAGCGTATTAAGCCGCGTGCTAAAGGTCGTGCAGATCGTATTCTGAAGCGTACCTCACACATCACCGTCAAGGTCGCTGACTGCTAG
- the rplX gene encoding 50S ribosomal protein L24, translating into MQKIIRDDEVIVIAGKDKGKRGKVLRVLADDRLIVSGINMVKKHTKPNPMMGKPGGIVEKEAALAVSNVAIFNAATGKGDRVGFKVLEDGNKVRFFKSNGEVIAK; encoded by the coding sequence ATGCAGAAAATTATTCGTGACGACGAAGTAATCGTCATTGCAGGTAAAGATAAAGGTAAGCGCGGTAAGGTTTTACGCGTTCTTGCTGATGATCGCCTGATTGTATCTGGCATCAACATGGTGAAGAAGCACACTAAGCCTAACCCTATGATGGGTAAGCCTGGTGGCATCGTAGAAAAAGAAGCAGCGCTTGCTGTTTCAAATGTTGCGATCTTCAACGCGGCTACCGGTAAAGGTGATCGTGTTGGCTTCAAGGTTCTGGAAGATGGCAACAAAGTTCGCTTCTTCAAATCCAACGGCGAAGTAATCGCTAAGTAA
- the rplO gene encoding 50S ribosomal protein L15 yields MRLNTLSPAEGSKSAAKRVGRGIGSGLGKTGGRGHKGQKSRSGGSVKPGFEGGQMPLQRRLPKFGFTSRQAPFVAEIRLNELVKAGVEVVDLEALKKADIIKESIKRARVILSGEITKAVTVKGLKVTKGAQAAIEAAGGKVEE; encoded by the coding sequence ATGCGTCTTAATACACTAAGTCCTGCCGAAGGTTCCAAATCCGCTGCTAAGCGTGTTGGTCGCGGCATTGGCTCTGGCCTGGGTAAAACCGGTGGCCGTGGTCATAAAGGTCAGAAATCCCGCTCAGGCGGTTCAGTGAAGCCAGGTTTTGAAGGCGGTCAGATGCCTTTACAGCGTCGTCTGCCTAAGTTTGGTTTCACTTCACGTCAGGCACCTTTTGTTGCTGAAATCCGTTTGAATGAACTGGTTAAAGCTGGTGTCGAAGTGGTCGACCTGGAAGCGTTGAAGAAAGCCGATATCATCAAAGAAAGCATCAAGCGTGCGCGCGTGATCCTGTCTGGTGAAATCACTAAAGCAGTTACCGTTAAAGGTCTGAAAGTCACCAAAGGTGCTCAGGCTGCTATCGAAGCTGCTGGCGGAAAAGTCGAGGAATAA
- the rplN gene encoding 50S ribosomal protein L14, translating into MIQTETMLDVADNSGAKRVQCIKVLGGSHRRYASVGDIIKVTVKEAIPRGKVKKGQVLNAVVVRTRKGVRRPDGSVIRFDVNSAVMLNANDAPIGTRIFGPVTRELRSEKFMKIISLAPEVL; encoded by the coding sequence ATGATTCAAACAGAAACTATGCTTGATGTTGCTGATAACAGCGGCGCCAAGCGTGTGCAGTGTATCAAGGTCCTGGGTGGCTCACATCGCCGTTACGCGAGTGTGGGTGACATCATCAAAGTTACTGTGAAGGAAGCAATTCCACGCGGTAAGGTGAAAAAAGGCCAGGTTCTTAACGCTGTTGTAGTTCGTACTCGTAAAGGTGTTCGTCGCCCTGACGGTTCAGTTATCCGCTTTGATGTAAACTCAGCGGTTATGTTGAACGCAAACGACGCGCCAATCGGTACACGTATTTTTGGACCAGTAACTCGTGAACTTCGCTCAGAGAAGTTTATGAAAATCATTTCCCTGGCGCCTGAAGTGCTTTAA
- the rplE gene encoding 50S ribosomal protein L5: MSRLKALYKDSVKQQLLEELKSENVMAVPRLTKITLNMGVGEALGDKKQLENAVADMQQISGQKPVVTLARKSIAGFKVREGWPIGCKVTLRGERMWEFLDRLVDVSIPRIRDFRGLNPKSFDGRGNYSMGVKEQIIFPEIDFDKVDKLRGMDITITTTARNNDEGRALLAALNFPFKK, translated from the coding sequence ATGTCTAGATTAAAAGCCCTTTATAAAGATTCCGTTAAGCAGCAGCTTCTAGAAGAGCTGAAGAGCGAAAACGTGATGGCTGTTCCTCGCCTGACCAAAATCACCCTGAACATGGGTGTTGGTGAAGCGCTAGGTGACAAAAAGCAGCTAGAAAACGCTGTTGCAGATATGCAGCAAATTTCTGGTCAGAAGCCTGTTGTAACTTTAGCTCGCAAATCTATTGCTGGCTTTAAAGTACGTGAAGGCTGGCCTATCGGTTGTAAGGTAACCCTGCGCGGTGAGCGTATGTGGGAATTCCTTGACCGTCTGGTTGATGTTTCTATCCCTCGTATCCGTGACTTCCGTGGTCTGAACCCGAAATCTTTTGATGGTCGTGGTAACTACAGCATGGGTGTTAAAGAGCAGATTATCTTCCCTGAAATCGATTTCGATAAAGTAGATAAGCTGCGTGGTATGGATATTACTATCACTACCACTGCCCGTAATAACGATGAAGGTCGTGCCCTGCTGGCAGCCCTGAACTTCCCATTCAAAAAGTAG
- the rpsH gene encoding 30S ribosomal protein S8, producing the protein MSMQDTLADMLTRIRNGHMAEKSAVTMPASKMKASVASVLESEGYISGFAVEGDVKPVMTVELKYFEGKPVIESIQRVSRPSLRVYKAASELPKVAGGLGISIISTSKGVMSDRAARAAGIGGEVICTVF; encoded by the coding sequence ATGAGTATGCAAGACACTCTAGCGGATATGTTAACTCGTATTCGTAATGGTCATATGGCTGAGAAATCAGCTGTAACCATGCCTGCTTCTAAAATGAAGGCGTCTGTCGCTTCTGTTTTAGAATCGGAAGGTTACATCTCTGGCTTCGCTGTTGAAGGCGACGTTAAGCCAGTTATGACTGTTGAATTGAAATACTTCGAAGGCAAGCCGGTTATTGAGTCTATCCAGCGTGTAAGTCGTCCAAGTCTACGTGTTTATAAGGCTGCTTCCGAGCTGCCTAAAGTAGCTGGCGGTCTGGGTATCTCTATCATCTCTACCTCTAAAGGTGTGATGAGCGATCGCGCTGCACGTGCTGCCGGTATCGGCGGCGAAGTCATCTGCACGGTATTCTAG
- the rplR gene encoding 50S ribosomal protein L18, which translates to MNDKKTSRIRRARRARFKMRELGATRLCVTRTPRHIYAQVISADGGQVLAAASTVEKDLRAGGTGNSDAASKVGALIAQRAKDAGVSKVAFDRSGFQYHGRIKALAEAAREGGLEF; encoded by the coding sequence ATGAACGATAAGAAAACATCTCGTATTCGCCGTGCTCGCCGTGCTCGCTTCAAAATGCGTGAGCTGGGTGCTACCCGTCTATGTGTAACCCGTACACCTCGTCATATCTATGCACAGGTTATCTCTGCTGATGGTGGTCAGGTTCTGGCTGCAGCATCTACTGTAGAGAAAGATCTGCGTGCAGGTGGTACTGGTAACTCTGACGCGGCTTCTAAAGTCGGTGCGTTAATCGCTCAGCGTGCTAAAGACGCTGGCGTATCTAAGGTTGCTTTTGACCGTTCTGGTTTCCAATACCATGGACGTATCAAAGCGTTGGCAGAAGCGGCCCGTGAAGGCGGCCTGGAATTCTAA
- the rplC gene encoding 50S ribosomal protein L3, translating into MSVGLIGRKAGMTRVFNEDGVSVPVTVIEVEPNRVTQVKTDDADGYSAVQVTVGSRRASRVTKAMAGHFAKAETEAGRGLWEFRLSGDEVINVGDQLTVERFEAGQKIDVTGQSKGKGFQGGIKRWNFSMQDATHGNSLSHRAPGSIGQCQTPGRVWKGKKMAGHMGAERVTVQSLEVVRIDAERNLLLVKGAVPGATGGDVFVKSAVKAGA; encoded by the coding sequence ATGTCTGTAGGTTTAATCGGACGTAAAGCAGGTATGACACGTGTCTTCAATGAAGACGGTGTGTCTGTGCCAGTCACAGTCATCGAAGTGGAGCCGAACCGGGTTACACAGGTTAAGACTGATGATGCTGATGGTTACTCTGCTGTGCAGGTAACTGTAGGATCACGTCGCGCTAGCCGTGTTACTAAAGCAATGGCAGGTCACTTTGCCAAAGCTGAGACCGAAGCTGGTCGCGGTTTATGGGAGTTCCGTCTCTCAGGTGACGAAGTTATAAATGTTGGTGATCAACTGACTGTTGAACGCTTCGAAGCGGGTCAGAAAATTGATGTAACCGGGCAGTCCAAAGGTAAGGGCTTCCAGGGCGGTATCAAGCGTTGGAATTTCTCCATGCAAGATGCTACTCACGGTAACTCACTTTCTCATCGTGCTCCTGGTTCTATTGGTCAGTGTCAAACTCCTGGTCGCGTTTGGAAAGGCAAGAAGATGGCAGGACACATGGGTGCGGAGCGTGTAACCGTTCAGTCCCTGGAAGTTGTTCGCATCGATGCTGAGCGTAATCTGCTGTTGGTTAAGGGCGCTGTTCCTGGTGCCACTGGCGGTGACGTATTCGTTAAATCAGCTGTTAAAGCTGGCGCCTAA